In Lycium ferocissimum isolate CSIRO_LF1 chromosome 11, AGI_CSIRO_Lferr_CH_V1, whole genome shotgun sequence, a single genomic region encodes these proteins:
- the LOC132035797 gene encoding MATH domain and coiled-coil domain-containing protein At3g58200-like isoform X3, with product MIIYPDGKGSDKGSEHVSVYLALSGTSSLPTGWEVNAIYTFFLFNQLCDNYLSVRGKMRRFQPIKSLWGLPKFVSHKTFKEASNGYLVDDKCVFGAEIFVIQRQAISECLSMVKSNDSFKREWKICNFSNLGKDWFSEEFTVGDYKWKLLLYPKGDGNSKGSDISIFLQSVDAKDFDHHQKVKAKCSICLKDQINGESKKLSYCIWFSTTVQSWGYPEFLPLTELHDQKKGYLVNDCILVEVELEVVFKHTVKSLS from the exons ATGATCATTTATCCTGATGGAAAGGGAAGCGATAAAGGAAGTGAACATGTTTCAGTTTACTTAGCCCTTTCGGGGACAAGTTCCCTGCCCACTGGTTGGGAGGTCAATGCTATATATACCTTTTTTCTGTTCAATCAACTCTGTGACAATTATCTTTCAGTGCGAG GAAAAATGCGGCGTTTTCAACCTATCAAGTCCTTGTGGGGACTTCCCAAATTTGTGTCTCACAAAACATTCAAAGAGGCCTCAAACGGATACCTTGTTGACGACAAATGTGTGTTTGGAGCAGAAATATTTGTCATACAAAGGCAAGCAATCAGTGAATGTTTGTCCATGGTAAAATCTAATGACTCATTTAAGCGTGAATGGAAGATCTGTAATTTCTCCAATCTTGGCAAAGATTGGTTTTCTGAAGAATTTACCGTGGGAGATTACAAATG GAAGCTCCTTTTATATCCAAAAGGCGATGGAAACAGTAAGGGAAGTGATATCTCAATATTCTTACAATCTGTTGATGCTAAGGACTTTGATCACCATCAAAAAGTGAAGGCAAAGTGCAGCATTTGCCTCAAGGATCAGATAAATGGTGAAAGCAAGAAGCTATCTT ATTGTATTTGGTTTTCAACTACCGTGCAGTCTTGGGGTTATCCAGAGTTTTTGCCTTTAACTGAGTTGCATGATCAGAAAAAAGGTTATCTTGTCAATGATTGTATTCTGGTGGAGGTTGAGCTGGAAGTTGTGTTTAAGCATACCGTAAAGAGCTTATCTTGA